Proteins found in one Hevea brasiliensis isolate MT/VB/25A 57/8 chromosome 18, ASM3005281v1, whole genome shotgun sequence genomic segment:
- the LOC110647383 gene encoding zinc finger protein VAR3, chloroplastic, producing the protein MHILFPFHHSYLYSSFKSCYKGTKFLLPVSLLHSSKQTLDSNSMLDFVFDEVESLNSSSSVTQIAQSSSKTNKLINQSEHTKRNELNVQISHPWPEWVYLMELLLKRGYFNPNENPFLNGELGTKEMNWIRTACLTFARDQLGLMRFFSRKDIHAIARCGCPSIDRKVVNSGKRLRAHVGIDEGNVCSSCKFRGDCERAYVKAREYEGGRTVDVMCIVLTYGLDSLSGNLENRPFDNKMVKDSVRVLLKEMVDYGRQQLDSDLSDGTPLKSGEPLQIHSPTKQGDWCCPKCNFLNFARNIRCLQCDSLFEDRLKQLQEDQHHLPLKKGDWICEKCNFLNFAKNTRCLPSPKRHLNPGEWECESCNYINFRRNMVCLKCDHRRPKALNAPSNTSTPLEHDSGGLPNHRRLRFVHGDHKGDDDKSMQLDRMKQRRGVDRWRFVEEEREDNHLWNKDSSFVDFPVVGGQSSLSRNSQNGERWKLEMLQKSRTTGRTGESDEESRRADTQRRFKFLETTDDEDMAEWFGHTK; encoded by the exons ATGCATATACTCTTCCCATTTCATCACTCATATCTGTATTCCAGCTTCAAAAGTTGCTATAAAGGCACTAAATTTCTTTTACCCGTTTCACTGTTACACAGTTCAAAACAAACCCTAGATTCAAATTCGATGCTAGACTTTGTTTTCGATGAAGTTGAGTCGCTTAATTCTTCGTCATCCGTGACCCAAATAGCCCAATCATCGTCCAAAACTAATAAACTGATCAATCAAAGTGAACACACTAAACGAAATGAATTAAATGTTCAGATTTCACACCCTTGGCCTGAATGGGTATATTTGATGGAATTGTTGTTAAAGAGAGGATATTTCAATCCCAATGAGAATCCTTTTCTAAATGGAGAATTGGGTACCAAGGAAATGAACTGGATAAGGACTGCATGCCTCACTTTTGCAAGGGATCAGCTTGGACTTATGAG GTTCTTCTCCAGGAAAGATATCCATGCCATTGCACGATGCGGCTGCCCAAGTATAGATAGGAAAGTTGTCAATTCAGGGAAGCGTCTAAGAGCACATGTAGGCATTGATGAAGGAAAT GTTTGCAGCTCCTGCAAGTTCAGGGGAGACTGTGAAAGGGCATATGTCAAGGCACGTGAATATGAAGGTGGGCGGACAGTAGATGTCATGTGTATTGTATTGACGTATGGGCTTGATTCCCTTTCTGGTAATTTGGAGAACAGGCCATTTGACAACAAAATGGTTAAAGATTCAGTGAGAGTGCTGCTGAAAGAAATGGTGGACTATGGCAGACAGCAACTGGACTCTGATCTCTCAGATGGCACACCTTTGAAAAGCGGTGAACCTTTGCAGATTCACTCTCCAACGAAGCAAGGCGATTGGTGTTGCCCCAA GTGCAACTTCCTCAATTTTGCCAGAAATATTAGGTGCTTGCAGTGTGATAGTTTGTTTGAAGATAGATTAAAACAACTCCAGGAGGATCAGCATCATCTTCCACTGAAAAAAGGAGACTGGATCTGTGAAAA ATGCAATTTCTTGAACTTTGCAAAGAATACAAGATGTCTGCCGTCTCCAAAGCGGCATCTTAATCCTGGGGAGTGGGAGTGTGAGTC GTGCAACTACATCAATTTCAGAAGAAACATGGTGTGCCTGAAATGTGACCATAGACGGCCAAAGGCATTAAATGCTCCAAGCAACACATCCACTCCACTTGAACATGACAGTGGAGGCTTACCCAACCATAGGAGATTGAGATTTGTTCATGGCGATCACAAGGGCGATGATGATAAATCCATGCAACTGGATAGAATGAAACAAAGAAGAGGTGTAGATAGGTGGAGATTTGTGGAGGAAGAAAGAGAAGACAATCACTTATGGAATAAAGACTCCAGTTTTGTAGATTTCCCAGTTGTGGGAGGTCAGAGTAGTTTGTCTCGAAATTCACAAAATGGAGAGAGATGGAAGCTAGAGATGTTACAGAAGAGTAGAACTACTGGTAGAACTGGAGAAAGTGATGAAGAATCTAGGCGTGCTGATACCCAAAGAAGATTTAAGTTCCTTGAAACAactgatgatgaagatatggctgaATGGTTTGGGCATACAAAATAG
- the LOC110647376 gene encoding 1-aminocyclopropane-1-carboxylate oxidase homolog 4 yields MFLLGCTNFKPTLHCLQVAETPLRNLRQFTKSPTKPSIMAVKGGAHQDYNHLDELKKFDDSKMGVKGLVDSGLTSIPRMFVHPTETLSDLKSVARSASQVIPIIDLSGVDSDMRPAIVEQVSHACRKLGFFQIVNHGLPLEVLNRTIAAVKAFHELPTEVKNQWYRRETSTGVAFFSNVDMYKAKAASWRDTLQVRLGPVPSVVDDIPEICRNEILEWSRQASQLAEILMELLCEGLGLNAGKLKEMTFLESKGLVGHYYPHCPQPDLTFGITSHTDPGILTLLLQDQIGGLQVKHGEEWVEVKPIPGALVINIGDILQILSNDEYKSVDHRVLANPSPDPRVSIAIFFTAGKRDGLYGPFPELVSPEKPALYRQFVLNDYITRFFTKDLADKTLTNYYRI; encoded by the exons ATGTTTCTGCTTGGTTGCACAAATTTTAAACCCACACTCCATTGCCTTCAGGTTGCAGAAACCCCTTTAAGGAACCTTCGCCAATTCACCAAATCTCCAACCAAACCAAGTATCATGGCCGTGAAAGGAGGAGCCCATCAAGACTACAATCATTTGGATGAGCTGAAAAAATTCGATGATTCTAAAATGGGAGTTAAGGGCTTGGTTGACTCTGGTCTCACCTCCATCCCCCGCATGTTCGTCCACCCAACCGAAACACTTTCCGATCTCAAATCCGTTGCAAGATCCGCATCACAAGTCATCCCCATCATTGACCTTTCAGGCGTTGATTCCGACATGAGGCCGGCAATCGTGGAGCAGGTTTCGCATGCCTGTCGGAAGCTTGGGTTTTTTCAGATCGTGAATCATGGGTTGCCGTTGGAAGTTTTGAACCGGACGATTGCTGCAGTTAAGGCGTTTCATGAGCTGCCGACGGAGGTTAAGAATCAGTGGTATCGGAGAGAGACAAGTACCGGAGTAGCCTTCTTTTCCAACGTTGACATGTATAAAGCTAAAGCTGCGAGCTGGAG ggATACACTTCAGGTGAGGTTGGGTCCCGTCCCATCAGTGGTTGACGACATCCCTGAGATATGTAGGAATGAGATACTCGAGTGGAGTCGACAAGCTTCACAGCTTGCAGAGATCTTGATGGAGTTGCTCTGTGAAGGGCTGGGATTGAATGCTGGAAAGTTGAAGGAGATGACATTTTTGGAATCCAAGGGACTCGTGGGTCACTACTATCCACACTGCCCTCAGCCTGATCTCACCTTTGGAATTACATCGCATACAGATCCTGGGATTTTGACACTACTGCTTCAGGACCAAATTGGAGGCTTGCAGGTTAAGCATGGTGAGGAATGGGTTGAAGTTAAACCTATCCCTGGAGCTCTCGTTATTAACATTGGAGATATTCTTCAG ATTCTGTCCAATGATGAATACAAAAGTGTAGATCATAGAGTGTTGGCTAATCCTTCACCCGATCCACGAGTTTCCATTGCTATTTTCTTCACTGCTGGTAAGAGAGACGGCTTGTACGGACCCTTTCCAGAGCTAGTGTCACCGGAAAAACCAGCCCTTTACCGGCAGTTTGTGCTCAATGATTACATAACAAGGTTCTTCACAAAAGATTTAGCAGACAAGACTTTGACAAATTACTATAGGATTTAA